From the Kitasatospora atroaurantiaca genome, the window ATCGCAGAGCTGGTTCACTTCTACGACGGAGTCCGCCAGGCCGGCTTCGAGGTCGACATCGTCAGTCCAGCAGGGGGGCAGGTGCCGCTGGATCCACGCAGCACCAGATGGGCCGACAAGCAGGCACGCGAATACCTGAATGATCGTGCGTTCATGTCGAGCCTGAACCGCACGACCAGCGCGGCCGACGTCGACCCCGCCCAGTATGCCGCGATCTTCTACACAGGCGGACACGGCGTCATGTGGGACTTCCCCTCCAACGTCGCGCTCCAGCAGGCCGCGCGCCAGATCTACGAGAACGGCGGCGTGGTCTCCTCGGTCTGCCACGGCGCGAGCGGACTGCTGAACATCACGCTCTCCGACGGCTCCCTGCTCGTCGACGGCCGCACGGTCACCGGGTTCTCCACCATCGAGGAGCGCATCGCCATGGTGAAGAGGCGGGTGCCGTTCCTGCTGGAGGACGAACTCCGCAACCGGGGCGCTCACTACATCAGGAACACCATCCCGATGACCCCCTTCGCCACCGCTGACGGCAGGCTCGTGACCGGACAGAACCCGTACTCCACCAAGGCCGTTACTGCAAAGATCATCGAGACGCTGCACCGTCTTTGAACACGACCTGCCCGGTTGGGGCGCGGTTCAGAACCGCGCCCTTGTTGAGGACATCGCCAGGCTCGTCCGCCGCCCGGGGCACTCGCCGACCTCTTCGGTGTCCCCCGCTCCACCGTCCTTGCCATCTCAACCGCGCCACGATCCCCCGACAGCTGACGAAGAGCACATCAGCACAGCGGTGACCGACGGCTCCGCCCTACCGCCAGGACGAACTTGATTGCTACCCGCCGGTAAGTTTGGCCGATCATCGTCTCACCAACGCTCCGTCTCGCGCCCTACGCTCCGACTCGGGTGTCCCCTTGGCACCACGACCCGAGCCCTGATGGAGCATCAATGACGCGATCCCACCGCACCTTCGGAAGCCGCCGCCTGCGAGGTCTGGCGGCAGGTGCAGCGATCGTCGCGGCACTTGCCGTCACCGCGGCTCCGGCGTCGGCGGTCCCGTCGGCCGGCTCTGCGGTGGCCGTCGCCGGGGCCCTGCCGTCCTTCCGCCTTGCCGACATGGCGATGAAGGACGGCGTGGTCCTCAAGGCCGACGTCTTCACCCCGGCGCCCGGTACGCCCGGCGCCGACGAGCGGGGCCGCTACCCGGCCATCGTCCAGCCGGCCAGCTGGGGGCAGAACGACCTGGAGTACATCGCCCAGGGCAGGCAGCTCGCCGCCGACGGCTACGTGGTCGTCACGTACACCGTGCGCGGGTTCTGGCTCTCCGGCGGCAAG encodes:
- a CDS encoding type 1 glutamine amidotransferase domain-containing protein gives rise to the protein MNRILAVVTNQATYGTNPHRTGLWIAELVHFYDGVRQAGFEVDIVSPAGGQVPLDPRSTRWADKQAREYLNDRAFMSSLNRTTSAADVDPAQYAAIFYTGGHGVMWDFPSNVALQQAARQIYENGGVVSSVCHGASGLLNITLSDGSLLVDGRTVTGFSTIEERIAMVKRRVPFLLEDELRNRGAHYIRNTIPMTPFATADGRLVTGQNPYSTKAVTAKIIETLHRL